A DNA window from Agarivorans sp. TSD2052 contains the following coding sequences:
- a CDS encoding NAD(P)H-dependent oxidoreductase has translation MTQQKQKVLLLFAHPSQDRSEINRPMFKLANKIEGVTAIDLYREYPTFRINVDKEQQRLLEHDVVIMQFPLYWYSTPAILKEWQDLVLEYGFAYGHDGDKLHGKTLLCALTAGGAESAYRDKGYNHFTIRELLHPLEQTASLTGMRYLAPFTLFSSRTASDEKRIDGHLKNWSTLLHGLVDNRIDLRLAANLEKLTSLPEELFMEVL, from the coding sequence ATGACCCAGCAGAAACAGAAGGTATTGTTACTGTTTGCTCACCCTTCGCAAGACCGTTCCGAAATTAATCGCCCAATGTTTAAACTGGCGAATAAAATTGAAGGGGTAACAGCCATCGACCTCTATCGCGAATACCCGACATTTAGAATAAATGTCGATAAAGAGCAACAACGACTGTTAGAACACGATGTTGTCATCATGCAGTTCCCTTTATATTGGTATTCAACACCCGCTATTTTAAAAGAATGGCAAGACTTGGTACTGGAATATGGCTTTGCTTATGGTCACGATGGCGACAAACTTCATGGCAAAACGCTACTCTGTGCCCTAACAGCAGGAGGGGCTGAATCCGCCTATCGTGACAAGGGTTACAACCATTTTACTATTCGTGAATTACTGCATCCGCTAGAGCAAACAGCCTCCCTCACCGGTATGCGCTATTTAGCGCCTTTTACGCTGTTTAGTTCTAGAACCGCGAGCGATGAAAAACGCATTGATGGACATCTTAAAAATTGGTCGACGCTACTTCATGGTTTAGTCGATAACAGGATTGATTTACGTCTGGCCGCGAACTTAGAAAAGCTCACTTCACTTCCTGAAGAACTTTTTATGGAGGTATTATGA
- a CDS encoding Mpo1 family 2-hydroxy fatty acid dioxygenase, with product MKVKTVEQWFSEYAVSHQHPSNKTIHWIMVPAIYFSFVGLLWSLPLTGINSDTHNSFPWLNAASLLALPVHWFYVRLSKPLALAMMLFTIFCFLLCELLISISPLPLWQLSLSIFIIALLGQYIGHKIEGKKPSFFEDIQYLLIGPLWLMGFVFNYLGLEYSPKK from the coding sequence GTGAAAGTCAAAACCGTAGAACAGTGGTTTAGCGAATATGCGGTAAGCCACCAACACCCCAGCAACAAAACTATTCATTGGATTATGGTTCCAGCTATTTATTTTAGTTTTGTGGGTTTGTTATGGTCGCTCCCCTTAACGGGGATAAATTCAGACACTCATAACTCATTCCCATGGTTAAACGCAGCCAGTCTATTAGCACTGCCGGTCCACTGGTTCTATGTACGTCTATCAAAGCCCTTGGCCTTAGCCATGATGCTATTTACCATTTTTTGTTTTTTACTGTGTGAGCTACTGATTTCTATCAGCCCTCTCCCCCTTTGGCAGCTAAGCTTGTCTATTTTTATTATTGCTTTGCTTGGTCAGTATATTGGTCACAAAATAGAAGGTAAAAAGCCCTCGTTCTTTGAAGATATACAATACTTATTGATTGGGCCGCTTTGGCTAATGGGCTTTGTTTTTAACTATCTAGGCCTTGAATACTCACCCAAAAAATAA
- a CDS encoding thiol-disulfide oxidoreductase DCC family protein, with amino-acid sequence MQLRIFYDGQCPLCAEEMRQLKFFDHRELIELQDINQTDFVDNFPHIDRSQATDILHAETDAGTLLLGLDVTAQAWGLVNQKPWIQLLRTPLLRAVSDKAYLVFAKNRFKISRLLTGKARCDEQSCGIGKQYD; translated from the coding sequence ATGCAATTAAGAATTTTTTATGACGGTCAATGCCCCTTGTGTGCAGAAGAAATGCGCCAACTAAAGTTTTTTGACCACAGAGAACTGATCGAGCTGCAAGACATTAATCAAACTGACTTCGTGGATAATTTTCCACATATAGACCGATCTCAGGCTACTGATATACTGCACGCCGAAACCGATGCGGGTACCCTATTACTGGGCTTAGATGTCACCGCTCAAGCATGGGGATTAGTGAACCAAAAGCCTTGGATTCAACTATTACGAACACCTCTATTGAGAGCTGTTTCTGACAAAGCCTACTTGGTATTTGCTAAAAATCGCTTCAAAATTTCTCGACTACTTACCGGTAAAGCGCGCTGCGATGAACAAAGCTGCGGTATCGGCAAACAGTATGACTAA
- a CDS encoding DUF3429 domain-containing protein has product MEKLQRSYTLLGYAGLGLFIILSVAVIIQLPLWAHSPSQWFLFYSAVILSFLSGSLWAQAMNGDTFDSKQLFTSNAVSLVGFACLLLPSSTSALIILTGGYIYIYYCEWHGKKRSRFSKHYHKLRFRLTSVVVFTHLLVACYQ; this is encoded by the coding sequence GTGGAAAAACTACAGCGCAGCTACACCTTACTTGGGTATGCTGGTTTAGGCTTATTTATAATACTTAGTGTTGCTGTGATCATCCAGTTGCCTCTTTGGGCTCATAGCCCAAGCCAATGGTTCCTCTTCTATAGTGCCGTTATATTAAGCTTTCTCAGTGGCAGTTTATGGGCTCAAGCTATGAACGGTGATACTTTTGACTCCAAACAGTTATTCACCAGCAATGCTGTTTCCTTAGTCGGCTTTGCTTGTTTGCTTTTACCTTCCAGCACTAGCGCCTTAATCATTCTTACAGGCGGCTACATCTATATTTATTACTGTGAATGGCACGGGAAAAAGCGTAGCCGATTTTCCAAACACTACCACAAACTGAGGTTTAGGCTTACCTCAGTGGTTGTTTTTACTCATCTACTGGTTGCTTGCTACCAGTAA
- the yegS gene encoding lipid kinase YegS produces MQLRLILNGKKAHLPEIRDAIYTLRAQGHDIQIRVTWEGGDVARLVSEAHQQGWNTPEKKLMIGGGDGSVQEVVSALMCYPLVQRPSLGILPLGTANDFATACQIPTSPLEAIQFALETSPQMVDVMSATNLESQQQYYFMNVLTAGFGAQVTAETPVELKNFLGGGAYTLSGIVQAINFRPYLGELTSPDKSFKGGLIIGALCNGKQAGGGQILGPNAYLNDGLMDVCIVRDFPATALSQVLQEATAFSNGEQQDGEYVMSWQTPWLETQSEQAIPTNLDGEPHIFNHARFEVIKQALPLLIAKSSPCLAR; encoded by the coding sequence GTGCAACTCCGACTCATTTTAAACGGTAAAAAAGCTCATCTTCCTGAAATTCGAGACGCCATTTATACTCTTCGCGCTCAAGGGCACGATATTCAAATAAGAGTTACTTGGGAAGGCGGCGATGTAGCGCGTCTCGTTAGCGAAGCACACCAGCAAGGCTGGAATACCCCAGAGAAAAAGCTGATGATTGGTGGTGGAGATGGTTCAGTACAAGAAGTCGTATCAGCCTTAATGTGCTACCCACTAGTACAGCGCCCCAGCCTTGGTATTCTGCCTTTAGGTACCGCCAATGATTTTGCCACGGCTTGCCAGATCCCCACTAGCCCACTTGAAGCGATACAGTTCGCGCTAGAGACCTCGCCGCAAATGGTTGATGTAATGAGCGCGACCAACTTAGAAAGCCAGCAACAATACTATTTTATGAATGTACTTACAGCGGGTTTTGGCGCGCAAGTTACCGCCGAAACGCCCGTAGAATTAAAAAACTTTTTAGGGGGTGGCGCTTATACTTTGTCTGGCATTGTGCAAGCCATCAACTTTCGCCCCTACTTAGGTGAACTCACCAGCCCAGATAAAAGCTTTAAAGGCGGTTTAATTATCGGCGCGCTATGTAATGGTAAACAAGCTGGCGGTGGCCAAATACTCGGCCCAAACGCCTACCTAAACGATGGGTTAATGGATGTATGCATTGTACGAGACTTCCCCGCAACAGCGCTCAGCCAAGTATTACAAGAAGCCACCGCGTTCAGTAATGGCGAGCAGCAAGACGGCGAATATGTGATGAGTTGGCAAACGCCTTGGTTAGAAACTCAATCTGAGCAAGCAATTCCCACAAACTTAGACGGCGAGCCCCACATATTTAATCACGCTAGATTTGAAGTTATAAAACAAGCACTTCCCTTGCTCATTGCCAAATCTAGTCCTTGTTTGGCTAGGTAA
- a CDS encoding efflux RND transporter permease subunit, with protein sequence MKISDLSMYRPVAAIVLSLLLMLFGIVGYSQLAVREMPDIESPVVSIGTPYRGSASSIVESQITKPIEDELSGIDGIDYIWSSSWDGWSGITITFKQGSDMLAAVSDVRDAVSRARNRLPDDVDEPVVRKNDSEEAPFMWLNLTATLQDRVELSDFAERILIERLSLLPGVSAVNTSGLVERVMYVELDPIAMAGRGLTTNDVIAALNRENLQLPAGYVRNDSLNIVVRMERMYQQADDFAELQIANLSGDSISLSDIADIYIGAKKDTTTFKSNGVDSMGLGIVAMSKANPLDVADTVHKELQQLQRFLPEGAELTVDYDSTIFIRQAISEVYSTLVICALLVVAVLYLFLGRLSATIIPAVTVPVSLVAAFAVAYLLGYSINLVTLMALILAIGLVVDDSIVVVENIIRHRAAGEPPLVAAFRGAKELNFAVIATTVVLVMVFLPLVFMQGKIGDLFTEFAVLLSAAVIFSSLVALTLAPVMAGKLFEKDPNKATWLSRSVGRAMAALQLRYADLLANIIHYRFSAVTVVVMCMGLLVWAYQQQQPAFAPKEDRGVVNVYVGGVEATSYQRMLDSMAQIEQRLLPMMSENGPIATLNYSAPAFGSWADHQGFFIVRLKDWGERSENASEVVEMIRSAAHDVPDVKVYPYQPSFGGGMGEPVQFVLQGDDYKQLYEYAQILEQQAKDSGLMHGVQLDYNPTTPEILLQVKRLAARELGISIEDIASTLEVLLGGRAQTRFEEFGEEYDVYLKADESQFQSPSDLSKVYLRSDSGALVSLDSLVEATDVASARGLFHYQRKKSINLKANLADKVSLGEALTFLNQASSEILPSGYTVDYAGESKQFYDNQREIWLLFAMALLVCYLVLAAQFESFISPAIVMLTVPLGLLGGLLGLLITGESFNIYSQLGLLMMIGMATKNGILIVEFANQLRDQGLAVKEAIIKASTNRLRPIIMTAMTTLLGAVPMLLATGAGAETRFAIGIVIFSGMLLATFVTLFVVPCLYHLLGGLSGSPEARAEQLNQQLHAASLLPDSEK encoded by the coding sequence ATGAAAATTTCTGACCTGTCGATGTATCGCCCGGTAGCGGCGATAGTGCTTAGCTTGCTATTGATGCTATTTGGTATTGTTGGTTATAGCCAGTTGGCCGTGCGCGAAATGCCTGATATAGAAAGCCCTGTAGTGTCTATTGGCACGCCTTATCGCGGCAGTGCGTCCTCTATCGTTGAATCACAAATCACAAAACCGATAGAAGATGAACTGAGCGGAATTGACGGTATTGACTATATTTGGTCCTCGTCTTGGGATGGGTGGTCTGGGATTACAATCACCTTCAAGCAAGGTTCAGACATGTTAGCGGCGGTGAGTGATGTGCGTGATGCGGTGAGCCGCGCTCGTAATCGTTTACCTGATGACGTCGATGAACCAGTAGTTCGCAAAAATGACAGTGAAGAAGCGCCATTTATGTGGCTAAATCTTACTGCGACCTTGCAAGATCGCGTTGAGTTGAGCGACTTTGCAGAACGTATTCTGATTGAGCGATTAAGCCTGCTACCTGGTGTCAGTGCCGTTAATACCTCAGGCTTGGTAGAACGGGTGATGTATGTGGAATTAGATCCCATCGCAATGGCGGGGCGCGGCTTAACCACTAACGATGTGATAGCCGCTCTTAACCGAGAAAACCTTCAATTGCCTGCAGGTTATGTCAGAAATGACAGTTTAAACATTGTAGTTCGCATGGAGCGCATGTATCAGCAAGCTGACGACTTTGCCGAGTTACAAATAGCCAATTTGAGTGGCGATAGCATCAGCTTGTCAGATATCGCGGATATTTACATTGGTGCTAAAAAAGATACCACCACTTTTAAAAGCAATGGGGTAGACAGCATGGGCTTGGGCATTGTAGCCATGTCTAAAGCCAACCCTTTAGACGTCGCCGACACAGTGCATAAAGAACTACAGCAATTACAGCGGTTCTTGCCTGAAGGTGCCGAATTAACGGTAGATTACGACAGTACTATCTTTATCCGCCAAGCCATTAGCGAAGTCTATTCTACGCTAGTGATTTGTGCACTGTTGGTGGTTGCTGTTTTGTACTTGTTTTTGGGGCGTTTAAGCGCCACCATTATCCCCGCTGTTACGGTACCTGTATCTTTGGTTGCCGCATTCGCTGTGGCTTACTTATTGGGTTATAGCATCAATCTAGTCACCTTAATGGCCTTAATTTTGGCTATTGGGTTGGTGGTCGACGATTCCATTGTGGTGGTTGAGAATATTATTCGTCACCGCGCTGCTGGCGAGCCACCTTTAGTCGCCGCGTTTCGTGGCGCAAAAGAACTCAATTTTGCAGTAATTGCCACCACCGTAGTATTGGTGATGGTGTTTTTACCTTTGGTATTTATGCAGGGTAAGATAGGTGACTTGTTTACCGAGTTTGCTGTATTACTGTCAGCGGCGGTGATTTTTTCATCCTTAGTGGCCTTAACGCTTGCGCCAGTGATGGCCGGTAAGCTGTTTGAAAAAGATCCCAATAAAGCCACTTGGCTGAGTCGCTCAGTTGGCCGCGCAATGGCGGCGCTGCAACTGCGTTATGCTGATTTATTAGCGAATATCATCCATTATCGGTTTAGTGCGGTAACGGTGGTTGTAATGTGTATGGGTCTATTGGTTTGGGCTTATCAGCAACAGCAGCCGGCGTTTGCTCCGAAAGAAGACCGTGGCGTAGTGAACGTATACGTGGGAGGAGTTGAGGCGACCAGTTATCAGCGCATGTTAGACAGTATGGCGCAGATTGAGCAGCGCTTATTGCCGATGATGAGTGAAAATGGCCCCATCGCAACACTCAACTATTCTGCTCCTGCTTTTGGCTCTTGGGCGGATCACCAAGGCTTCTTTATTGTTCGCTTGAAGGATTGGGGTGAACGTTCAGAGAATGCCTCTGAAGTGGTCGAAATGATTCGCTCTGCTGCCCATGATGTGCCAGATGTAAAAGTTTATCCTTATCAGCCTAGTTTTGGTGGTGGTATGGGAGAGCCCGTGCAATTCGTGTTGCAAGGTGATGATTATAAGCAGCTTTATGAATATGCCCAAATACTAGAACAACAAGCCAAAGATAGTGGTTTAATGCACGGGGTACAGTTAGATTATAACCCCACCACCCCCGAAATTCTGCTGCAAGTGAAGCGTTTGGCTGCCCGAGAATTGGGCATTAGTATTGAAGATATCGCCAGTACTTTAGAAGTGTTATTGGGGGGCAGGGCGCAAACGCGTTTTGAAGAGTTTGGCGAAGAGTACGATGTATACCTTAAAGCCGATGAGAGCCAGTTTCAGTCACCCAGTGACTTAAGTAAAGTGTATTTACGTAGTGACAGCGGTGCCTTGGTATCTTTAGATTCATTGGTCGAAGCTACCGATGTGGCTTCGGCACGTGGCTTATTCCATTACCAGCGTAAAAAGTCGATTAACCTTAAAGCCAATTTAGCTGACAAGGTGAGCTTGGGCGAAGCGCTAACCTTTTTAAACCAAGCTTCTAGCGAAATCCTACCCAGTGGTTATACCGTTGATTATGCGGGAGAGTCTAAGCAATTCTATGATAACCAACGGGAAATTTGGCTGCTGTTTGCTATGGCACTATTGGTGTGTTACTTGGTGTTAGCAGCCCAGTTTGAGAGCTTTATAAGCCCCGCCATTGTGATGTTAACGGTGCCCTTGGGGCTATTAGGTGGTTTACTTGGCTTATTAATTACCGGAGAAAGCTTTAATATCTACAGCCAATTAGGGCTATTAATGATGATTGGTATGGCGACTAAAAATGGGATCCTGATTGTTGAGTTTGCCAACCAGCTTCGCGACCAAGGTTTAGCGGTAAAAGAAGCGATTATTAAGGCTTCGACAAATCGTTTACGGCCAATCATTATGACCGCTATGACCACATTACTGGGGGCGGTACCTATGTTGCTGGCCACCGGCGCAGGGGCTGAAACTCGTTTCGCGATCGGTATTGTTATATTCAGTGGCATGTTGCTCGCCACCTTTGTTACCTTGTTTGTGGTACCGTGTTTGTATCATTTACTCGGTGGGCTCAGTGGTTCACCTGAAGCCCGTGCCGAGCAACTCAATCAGCAATTACATGCTGCTAGCCTTTTACCAGATAGTGAAAAATAA
- a CDS encoding efflux RND transporter periplasmic adaptor subunit codes for MARIIVVMVALITVVTWMFYSNKATQSAVTPNKPVTVEVVALAEGQLREHVHLLGNVFSAHSVNIKAEVDGRIESIAVKSSQKVVTGQLLVQLDDRHQRAVLQREQARLDDILRQHQNLLQLLPKGATTQAEVDRYQSEVAMQQAELALAEAALQDRAIRAPFSGNLGLVDLSPGQLLDNDKTLTTLDNADTLRLNVPVAARYLGRIKVGQQASVHQVGVDSRVFEARVSSIDSRVRGESLNVYIQLSIDNQQAGIAPGTLVTGELALNAPPRLLIPLQAIAYDGDRRFAYRLNQQQVEKVELKLGLRGDNVVEVLSGLNAGDKVVHKGLVKLHDGIEVEVLN; via the coding sequence ATGGCACGCATCATTGTAGTTATGGTTGCGCTAATTACTGTTGTTACATGGATGTTTTACAGTAACAAGGCTACTCAGTCAGCGGTTACGCCCAATAAACCTGTCACAGTAGAGGTGGTAGCGTTAGCAGAGGGGCAACTGCGTGAACATGTTCATCTATTGGGCAATGTCTTTTCTGCTCACTCGGTGAACATTAAGGCTGAGGTGGATGGGCGAATCGAATCTATAGCGGTTAAGTCTAGCCAAAAGGTCGTAACTGGTCAGCTGTTGGTGCAACTTGACGACCGCCATCAACGCGCAGTTTTACAGCGGGAACAAGCCCGCCTTGATGACATATTGCGCCAACATCAAAATTTACTGCAGCTGTTGCCTAAAGGCGCGACGACTCAAGCCGAAGTTGACCGCTACCAGTCAGAAGTCGCGATGCAGCAAGCCGAGCTAGCCCTCGCCGAGGCAGCCTTACAGGACCGAGCCATTCGAGCGCCATTCAGCGGTAATCTAGGTTTGGTAGATTTAAGTCCCGGCCAACTGCTGGATAACGATAAAACGCTTACGACCTTAGATAATGCCGATACCTTGCGTTTAAATGTTCCGGTGGCGGCACGTTACTTGGGGCGAATTAAAGTTGGCCAGCAAGCTTCAGTGCATCAAGTCGGTGTAGATTCGCGGGTCTTTGAGGCAAGGGTGTCCAGTATTGATAGCCGAGTGCGGGGCGAAAGCTTGAATGTTTACATTCAATTGTCGATTGATAATCAACAAGCGGGGATCGCACCAGGCACTTTGGTGACCGGTGAGTTAGCCTTAAACGCACCACCGCGTTTACTCATCCCCCTACAAGCTATCGCTTATGACGGAGACCGTCGCTTTGCTTATCGCCTTAACCAGCAACAGGTAGAGAAAGTTGAACTAAAACTAGGGCTGCGTGGTGACAATGTAGTAGAAGTGCTCAGCGGCTTAAACGCTGGTGATAAAGTGGTACACAAAGGGTTGGTAAAGCTGCACGATGGTATCGAGGTTGAAGTACTAAACTGA
- the gltS gene encoding sodium/glutamate symporter: MGIELNDGVLLFDSFFTATIGILVLFIGRRINQAVGFLREFSIPEPVTGGILFSVMIGLIYALTSIEIEFTLVARDILLVYFFTTIGINSSLKDLLKGGMPLVILLGITIAYMILQNLTGITVAKIFGLESAVGMLGGSVSLIGGHGTAIAWAPRIAEEFGISNAMEIGIASATFGLILASLMGGPIAQFLVNRHKLSPKKEEPLDIGVAEKGKDSSIKGFDFLDAILAIHVCIILGFVLNEAIAQAGLQLPLFVTCLFAGIVITNLVPKSLPRLTGTKWPSRKPAVALIADISLGTFLAMSLMSMQLWTLIDLAGPIVAILAAQFIIAILVNIFVVFPAMGRNYDAAVICSGFGGISLGSTPTAMANMSAVSQRYGNSHLAFIIVPLVCAFFIDLVNALLIPFFLANF, encoded by the coding sequence ATGGGTATTGAATTGAACGATGGGGTTTTACTATTCGACTCCTTTTTCACCGCCACTATTGGCATTTTGGTTTTGTTCATTGGGCGACGGATTAATCAGGCGGTAGGCTTCCTTCGTGAATTTAGTATCCCTGAACCGGTAACCGGCGGCATTTTATTTTCAGTAATGATCGGCCTAATTTATGCGCTTACATCTATAGAAATAGAGTTCACCCTAGTCGCGAGAGATATTTTGCTGGTGTACTTCTTCACCACCATTGGCATTAACTCAAGTTTAAAAGATTTACTAAAAGGCGGCATGCCTTTAGTCATTTTACTGGGTATAACCATTGCCTACATGATATTGCAAAACCTAACCGGTATTACCGTTGCAAAAATATTTGGCTTAGAATCGGCGGTAGGCATGCTTGGCGGAAGCGTCTCGCTGATTGGCGGTCATGGAACAGCCATTGCCTGGGCACCAAGAATAGCCGAAGAATTTGGCATTAGTAACGCCATGGAAATAGGCATAGCCAGCGCCACTTTTGGCCTAATTCTAGCCAGTTTAATGGGTGGTCCCATTGCTCAATTTCTGGTTAATCGCCACAAGCTAAGCCCTAAAAAAGAGGAGCCGCTCGATATAGGTGTTGCGGAGAAAGGCAAAGACAGCAGCATCAAGGGTTTTGATTTTCTAGATGCGATTTTGGCGATCCATGTTTGTATTATTCTTGGCTTTGTTCTAAATGAAGCGATTGCGCAGGCAGGCCTACAGCTTCCGCTGTTTGTTACCTGTTTATTCGCCGGTATTGTTATCACCAACTTGGTACCGAAAAGCTTGCCACGTTTAACCGGTACCAAATGGCCATCACGTAAACCCGCGGTGGCACTCATAGCCGACATTTCATTGGGTACCTTTTTAGCCATGTCGTTAATGAGTATGCAGTTATGGACCTTAATTGATTTAGCTGGGCCAATTGTAGCGATTCTTGCAGCACAGTTTATTATTGCCATTTTGGTCAACATATTTGTGGTATTCCCAGCCATGGGCAGAAACTATGATGCCGCGGTGATTTGTTCCGGTTTTGGTGGCATATCTTTAGGCTCAACACCTACAGCTATGGCAAATATGTCGGCGGTTTCACAGCGTTATGGTAACTCTCATTTGGCTTTTATTATTGTGCCTTTAGTGTGTGCCTTCTTCATCGATTTAGTGAATGCGCTATTAATACCGTTCTTCCTCGCTAACTTCTAG
- a CDS encoding monovalent cation:proton antiporter-2 (CPA2) family protein, translated as MTGYFLQAFVYLIAAVLAVPLAKKLGLGSVLGYLIAGVVIGPVIGLVGTETATIQHFAEFGVVMMLFVVGLELEPKMLWGMRHKLIGLGGLQVTLSTLVVMAISLSFGLQWSVSLAIGLIFSLSSTAIVLQTFNEKGLSKTDGGRSSFSVLLFQDIAVIPMLALIPLLALPELVEQAERLGEKAAEHGDSLNIAAHLPGWAYALVVIVAIATLVVGGHYLSRPLFRYVASSGLREIFTAATLMLVIGIAALMGLIGLSPALGAFLAGVVLANSEFRHELESTIEPFKGLLLGLFFITVGAGVDFGVLQQHWPKVIAMALAVMLIKAAVLFVLAIIFKIKNSDRWLFALSLAQAGEFGFVLLNYTVQNNVIPQDISQILSLVVAFSMFLTPSLFILYDKVILPRYARAENHQDPDEIDEKGTVIIAGIGRFGQIVNRFLVANGISTVVLDHQAGQVELMRKINIKSYFGDATQPELLHTAGIEEAKLMVVTIDDKERVREIVKYVKHAFPHVRLMVRAFDRGHAYELRSLGADHIITEAYYSALEMGGRALSELGVHPYKAEQLKTAFDQIEKDNKDKLYHTWLASSEDNRFNNDYRELFLQLEALLGKAMSKDRSDGHSLTERSWTPPPKNYQDDFKDKKT; from the coding sequence ATGACGGGGTATTTTTTACAAGCCTTTGTTTACCTGATTGCTGCGGTACTGGCAGTTCCCCTAGCCAAAAAATTAGGGCTGGGTTCAGTATTAGGCTACCTAATCGCTGGGGTTGTTATTGGGCCTGTGATTGGTTTAGTCGGCACTGAAACTGCCACTATTCAGCACTTTGCCGAGTTTGGCGTAGTCATGATGTTATTCGTTGTGGGCCTAGAGTTAGAACCGAAAATGCTCTGGGGAATGCGCCATAAGCTGATTGGCTTAGGGGGCTTACAAGTCACCTTAAGTACCTTGGTTGTGATGGCGATAAGTTTAAGCTTTGGTTTACAGTGGTCAGTCTCTCTTGCCATAGGTCTTATTTTTTCACTCTCTTCAACCGCAATTGTGCTGCAAACCTTTAATGAGAAGGGCCTAAGCAAAACAGACGGTGGCCGTTCATCATTCTCAGTACTGCTATTTCAAGATATAGCGGTAATTCCCATGCTCGCCCTAATTCCTCTACTAGCGCTACCGGAGTTAGTAGAGCAAGCCGAACGCTTAGGCGAAAAAGCTGCTGAGCACGGCGACAGCTTAAACATTGCGGCTCACCTACCGGGATGGGCCTATGCCTTGGTTGTAATCGTTGCCATCGCCACCTTGGTGGTAGGTGGCCATTACCTTAGTCGACCGCTGTTTCGCTATGTAGCCAGCTCTGGCTTAAGGGAAATTTTTACCGCCGCCACCTTAATGCTGGTCATCGGCATTGCTGCTCTGATGGGGCTCATAGGATTATCCCCCGCGCTTGGCGCATTTTTAGCGGGTGTCGTGCTGGCCAACAGTGAATTTAGACATGAATTAGAGTCAACCATTGAGCCCTTTAAAGGTTTATTGCTAGGGCTATTTTTTATTACTGTAGGTGCCGGCGTTGATTTTGGCGTATTGCAACAGCATTGGCCTAAAGTCATCGCGATGGCCTTAGCGGTAATGCTCATTAAAGCCGCAGTACTGTTTGTGTTAGCCATCATCTTTAAAATTAAGAACAGTGACCGCTGGTTGTTTGCTTTAAGTTTGGCGCAAGCAGGTGAATTTGGCTTCGTATTACTCAACTACACGGTACAAAATAATGTCATCCCTCAAGACATTTCACAGATATTATCTTTGGTGGTCGCTTTTTCAATGTTCTTAACCCCAAGTCTATTCATACTTTATGACAAGGTGATTTTACCGCGTTACGCGCGAGCAGAAAATCATCAAGACCCCGATGAAATTGATGAAAAAGGTACCGTGATTATCGCGGGCATTGGCCGTTTCGGACAAATTGTTAACCGCTTTTTAGTCGCCAATGGCATTAGTACCGTGGTGCTGGATCACCAAGCGGGTCAAGTAGAGTTAATGCGTAAAATTAATATAAAGAGCTATTTTGGAGATGCCACTCAACCGGAACTGCTGCACACAGCGGGCATTGAAGAAGCCAAACTTATGGTAGTGACCATTGACGACAAAGAACGGGTTAGAGAGATTGTAAAATACGTAAAACATGCCTTTCCTCACGTTCGTTTAATGGTCAGAGCTTTTGACCGAGGCCACGCGTATGAGCTGCGTAGCTTAGGCGCTGACCATATCATTACCGAAGCCTACTATTCAGCTTTGGAGATGGGTGGGCGAGCGCTATCAGAGCTAGGTGTTCACCCTTATAAAGCAGAGCAACTTAAAACAGCCTTTGACCAAATAGAAAAAGATAATAAAGATAAGCTCTATCATACTTGGCTGGCGAGTAGTGAAGACAACCGATTTAATAACGACTATCGTGAATTGTTCCTGCAATTAGAAGCCTTATTAGGTAAAGCGATGAGTAAAGATCGTAGTGATGGTCACTCACTTACCGAGCGCAGTTGGACGCCGCCTCCTAAAAACTACCAAGATGACTTTAAAGACAAAAAAACTTGA
- a CDS encoding DUF3081 family protein — MQRIVDVSLVLRVYEKITRLGTKHSDGYLYEGLNANSDWDGYTITVSNQQLGLSIFFHNNYQFSVHDEKVIDTFIKQLERIDKSQVS, encoded by the coding sequence ATGCAGCGAATTGTAGATGTGAGCTTGGTGTTGCGGGTATACGAAAAAATTACTCGCTTAGGAACCAAGCACAGTGATGGTTACCTCTATGAGGGCCTAAATGCTAATTCTGATTGGGATGGCTACACCATTACAGTTAGTAATCAGCAACTTGGCCTGAGCATTTTTTTTCACAACAATTATCAATTCTCAGTTCACGATGAAAAAGTTATCGATACTTTTATTAAACAACTTGAACGGATTGATAAAAGTCAGGTTTCCTGA